Proteins encoded within one genomic window of Triticum aestivum cultivar Chinese Spring chromosome 2D, IWGSC CS RefSeq v2.1, whole genome shotgun sequence:
- the LOC123049983 gene encoding hevamine-A-like, which produces MKWEKSQVYFDRSRLFGNAVLDGIDFDIELGSHAYYDDLTRYLNAYDSRKGEKKVFIMVAPLWPFPDRMLGEALRTGLFDRVHVQFYNNPTCSNSAGNVAAFKKAYDTAQELRLPRATGCASGVEQGKRLRGTWEAGVQGAAHRAALQQRRDHVVEQLL; this is translated from the coding sequence ATGAAATGGGAAAAGTCGCAGGTATACTTTGACCGTTCCCGGCTGTTCGGCAACGCCGTGCTCGACGGCATCGACTTCGATATCGAGCTCGGGAGCCACGCCTACTACGATGACCTCACCAGGTACCTCAATGCCTACGACAGCAGGAAGGGCGAGAAGAAGGTGTTCATCATGGTAGCGCCGTTGTGGCCGTTCCCGGACAGGATGCTGGGGGAGGCGCTCCGGACGGGGCTCTTTGACCGCGTTCACGTCCAGTTCTACAACAACCCTACCTGCAGCAACAGTGCGGGCAACGTGGCAGCCTTCAAGAAGGCGTACGACACTGCCCAAGAGCTCCGTCTACCTCGGGCTACCGGCTGCGCGAGCGGCGTCGAACAAGGGAAGCGGCTACGTGGAACCTGGGAAGCTGGTGTCCAAGGTGCTGCCCATCGTGCAGCGCTCCAACAACGGAGGGATCATGTTGTGGAACAATTACTTTGA